The window cgatgattagggcatcaagatgatctcaagcgagcatggcacaatggaataaAATGAAGAGTATCTCATGACGAACATGTagatatattacacgcgcaaaacggagcagtacaCCTGGaaatatgatgcaatgaacatggcAACAAAATGTTAAAAATTTCGGGACTTGGAGAAAATTCGAGGGGGGGGGGAAGTCAACCTGCGGATCTGGATCTGGCGCGGAGAACGAGGCaggcggcggctcgccggagGACGGCGGCAGAGGCGCGGGCCGGCGCGGTtccggcgcggcggcgcggaAGCCGAGGTGACGGCGACCGTCGGCGGAGGAGGCGAAGGCGGTGGGGACGCGGAGGGAGAGGTGCGGCGCTCCGGCGCGGCAagacggcggcggagggcggcgaacTCCCGGCAGACGGCGGCGGGGCTAGAgcacgccggcggcggcgggcggacggggctcgggcggcgtggaggacgagcgcgggcggcgcgggATCTGGAGGGGCACGGTCGGCGGCGACGGATGCGTgcccggcgaggctccggcggcggggtccggcgaccggcgacggagggcggaggcggcggcgcacggcACGGCGGCGGGCACCTCGGGCGAGCGGTGGCGGAGTACGGCgaagggcggcggcgcgcgggctcGTCCGGGCCCCGATGGGCTCGGGCGGGCTGGCGATGGGCTTGGCGGGCCctggcggcggcgcgcggtggaaGACGGCGACGGGGTGACGTGGCGCGCTATGgttggccggggcggcggctggaCATGTCCGGCGACGAAGGGGATCTGTCCGGTGGCGTGAGGAGGAAGGGGACTAGGGTTTCATTAGCGAAAATGGAAGGGGAGGGCCTATTTATAGATAAAGGgagttaggagagtccaaacgaggtgcggtttttgcccacacgatcatgatcgaacgaccgagagcatggaaggggtttggatgggctagtgggctgtggtggaggggtgctgggctgcaaagagagaggggtttcgggctacgcggttaaccgttggggcatcaaacgacctccaaatggaacgaaatttgacgggcggtctgtcggtgctataccaaggccactcggcaaatctcgggccattccgagaacgtttttctcccgcacacgaaacaaggactgagaggggcgacgggcgcatGCGAGAGTGTCGgggctcagaacggacaacggagagaaccggcgggacccgaacggatgcaagttttgaaaaacatgcagatgaaatgcagaagatgacatggcaaaatgcaacacgcaagcagctgacatggcaaggacggcgaataactgaaagacacctggcgcatcgaatccggggcgttacaataACACAAAAGATGTATTGTGATCGGAAGTTAATATAAAAGGAAGGGATAAAAGAAACATATGAAATAACCGAAGATGTGCTAACTGAGGAAGAAAAAGGATGGAGAAAATATATTGTGTACCATGTATATTTCAGCAAGGAAGAGTTTGAAGTTAATTATTTATGGCATCACTCTGAGTTCATAGGTATTCTTTGTAGGCATGTGTTATGTGTGCTCACTCACAAGAAAATCAAGGAGGTTCCTCAACAATACATCCTTGATTGATGGAAAAATGTGAAAAGAAAATATAACTTTATCATATGCACGTATGGCAGCATGGAAGCATTCCTATTGCAAAACAGTTTGATAGATCGTGCAATCCTTTCTACTCAGCTGCAGAGATAGGCGTCATGTCATGTCAGAAGATTCATGcaattccttgcttggagatctCCGCACCTTGAAAACCCAGTACTCTACCAACTCAAGCTCTGAAAATAAAACGGAGGATGGTACATAAGAAGATCAATCATGGGAAGATGCACCTTCTAATGGTAAGAAAACAAGTAAAACCACACTAGATGTTCTATGTGTTTGACGTCCTCCTTCGTTGAGGAAAAAATCTAAGGTTGATAAGTTTATTTGTTGAGCAaatgcaaagaagaagaaaattgAACAATGGGAGAAGGAAATGACTACatagaaggagaagaaggaagtTGAATAGAAAGTATTGTTCTCTATATTACACTCTTCTTTTGCAAAAATAAGAACAAAAATTTATGCATTTGAGTTCACTAAATTTGGTCGTACAGAGTTGTTGAGGTAACTATCTTTCAAAATAAAAGCCATGAAAAATCGTAGTTCGTTTGCCCGTCTAATCCATCTGCAGGAAAGGGCCAAACGGCACATCCCCGTGGTGTGTCAAGACCACTATGTGCCACACCCAGGCTAATAGAGCACCGATGCAGACAGGAGATCCCGACTGGGCCTGCCCATTAGCACGCACCACAGAGCACGTCACTGTACCAAGGGGTTTGTACTGTAGCACTGCTTTCTGTTACTCTAGAGCAGGTTACCGTAGCGAGTGGTTCGAAAGAATCCTTCCAAATTTTGAAATAAAAAAAATCCAATTTTTGATCAATTTTAGAAAAtgcaaacaatttttgaaaaatcTAACAGTTTTTTAAAAAGAACAATTTTAAAATTCCGAACATTTTGGAAAATATGAGCACATTTTGAAAATTAGGAAAAACTTTAAAATAATTATAAACATTTTTTGGAAATTCGAACTATTTATGAAAAAATATGAACACTTTTTGGAAATCTAAAAAAATTGGAAACCATTTTTTTTAATCCTATATAGTTTTCAAAGATATTGAATATTTTATAAAAAATTTGAATTgtttgaaaaataaaaaaaatacacAGAAAACAAGTAGAACGAAAAAAAATAACAAACAAAATCTTAAAAACCAGGAGGGAACCAGAATAGAAAACCCAACAAATCAGTaaaaaaagcaaaataaaaaacCGAATAAAAGCCTTGTTTTAGCAAAAACCGAATAAATCCGGACAGAATGTGTCAGAAGTTTACTAAAATCAGAAGGCTATGCTAGCCTTAAATGGGCTGGCCTACTCTGCTTGCGTCCGTTGTTACACCTGCAATTTAACGCATGGCGATTCTTATATGGCGCCTTAAGCTCCCTTTACAGGCGAACTCGCTAACTGGCGCATACTCCCCCCTACGCCATGGGCTGGCCCATCTACACCTTTTTTTTCTACTATTAAACTTCAAAAAATATGCGTCCGTCGCGACTCGGACTCAAGAACACTACGCAATGTGCACACAGTCATAACCATCAGGACGCGTTAGCTATTGTGATATTTATACTTCATTCTACTTCTTTAACACAGCTATAAAACGTTGTGGTTtctctgtttttgtttttttagtttgTTGGCCCATTTTACTTCTGGcctttttttctctctctctttattttttgattgttaaAATATGTGTACTTTTTCTAAAAAATATGAACTTTTCTTAAATCCGCAAACTTTTTTCAAAACTGATGAtttgtttttcaaaattgatgaactttttcaaattcattGACCTTTTTCAAAATTGGTGAACTTTTCTCAAATTTCATGATTTTCTTTCAAAACTGATGAACTTCTTTCAAATtttatgaacttttttgaaatcgatgaactttatttcaaaattgatgaaccttTTTCATAATTGATGAACCTTTTTCAAAATAGATGAACTTTTTTAGAAGTTTCTGCACTTCTTTTTAAAAtcccatgaacattttttaattcatGAACTTTTATTGCGATTTTTTCCTTTCTATTCAAAAATCAACAATTAATCGATCATCTGGTCAACTAGTCAACCATCCAACCAGCTGGAGCGAGCGAGGGAATTTTAGGTCCCTGCGATCGATCGAATATTCGGTCGAAGTTTAGTGGTTAGGAGCTCCCTCCCGTGCGTCATGGCATCTCCTATTTCCCACATACCGTCGTAGATAGTGAGGAAACACGCACCTCCTGGCCGCTGAAGATGCTGAATGGGCCCGCCCATTTACATGATTTAGCTATAGTTTCCTCCCACCGGTTTTGTTTCTTCTAGTTTTGGTagatttgcaaaaaaaaaaattcaattttttttgctTTTCCAATTTATCCAATTTGCTAATTTTTTGACTTTAGGATTTTTTTTGCACCTGCAAATGTTTGTTTGAAAATTAgaaattttaaaattcatgataaTTTTTTGAATTGACAAACTTTTTTGAAACTCATGAAAATTTCAAATTCAGCTATATTTTTTGAATTCGTGACCTGTTTTTTAACAGTGAACTTTTTTTATATTCAGTAATTGTTTTGAATTCATGAAAAAATGTCCAATTCATGTTGTTTTTGGAATTTGAAACATTTTTGGACATACGGTTACATTTCTAAATTCATGAAGATTTTTTACATCCAGGAACATCTTTCAAATCGGTGAATATTTTTGGAAATTTGGACATTTTCTCAAATTTGTCAACATTTTTGTAAGTCTTACAACGTTTGTAAACTTGATAAAAAACAATTTTTAAAACTCAACATTTTTTCGAAAGCAAGGATTAACTTTTAGTTCTACGAATATTTTTGAATTAATGAacatattttaaatttcattttttttaaaataaacaTTAAAAAACTATAGGGAAAATAGGGTCTCTCCCGCCCGtccgtgggggggggggggggggggggggggcgtttgCATACTATCCTTGCATTCCTTGCATGGGTTAGGGAATAGGAGCTGCCATGCATCATACAGGAAACACGTGGTGAGTCCACAAATGTTGTGTATCTGTCGCTAAACATCTGATTACCTACGCGGGCTCATAGCGGCCCGTCCCATTAATCACACTACACGGGCTAGCAAGCCAGCCTATTTTGGGAAGGTTCCAAAAGCTTCCTTGCCGGTTTTGGAAGCTTTTGGGttggttttattttcttttttcggGGTTTTCAGTTTTATGCTCCCTTTGACCCATATTAATTGTCGCTTATTTAGTACGAAGTTGTACTCCTTCCGTCCCAAAATAACTATTTTAAGCTTAGTATAACTTTGTACTAAAAGTTGAGatacttattttgggacggagggagtactaaattaGCGACAGTTAGTATGGATGGATTAGAGGGAATATTTTGTTATTATTATTCTGCTTCTCATTTTCTTTGTTTTGAAAATTTTACACATTTGAAAAAATTGGTTGAAATTTTGAAAATTGCTCATGTTTCCAAAAAATTTCGCACTTTTAAAAAAGTTCttgaaattttaaaaaatgacCTCATTTGGAAAAATATGTTCGAAATTTTGATACTTGTTCATAGTTTCAAGAGAATTTTAATTTTAAAACTAATCATATTTTCCAAAAATTCAGTTCacattttcaaaatttgtttgTTTTTGAATTCGTGATTTTTTCAAATTTCATGAACATATTTTTGATCCATGATTTTTTGTTGAAGTTTTTCTGAATCTTACAAACATATTGTGATTTCATTAAAGTTTTTTCTGAATCTTACAAACATATTGTGATTTCATGAACTTTAAAAAAAAGTTATGAACTTTTTTCGAATTCACGATcacttttttttcaaattcgcgGACATTTTTTGTATTAGTGTATTTTCGGGAATTCACAAGATTTtatttactcccttcgttccataATACTTGTAGAAACTTTTTACAACTTAAcattttttggttttttttgtGCCGTGAAAAGAAATACCAGACCAAactaaaatttaaaaaaaaatctcaAATGGGCTCACACCAGCCAGCCGCTGGACTTGCCCGCCTGCCTGTGCGGCAAAACACGGCTCGGAAAGCGGCGCTGTTCGCTGCCGTTCTCCCACTCTCGCCTGGCCTGACCTGACCTGACCTTATCCACCGCCCCGACGCGACGACTGGCCGCGAGCGACGCAGCCGCATACAGCGCGCGTGAGCCCCCCTTCCCCTCTCCCCACCACCCCGCCCCTGTTCCCCGGAAGCGCGCGAGCTGCCGCCGGAATCAGCAGCCCGCGAAGATGGTGGCCGCCTTCGCCGTCACTCCTTCGTCCTCCATGTGCGTAGCCCCAAATCAAATCAAGTCAAGCTCCCCTCCCTACCTGTTTCTTGCTgattttcttccttttcttcgcAGATGCGGCGTCTGCATCCCGACGGCGTGCCGTCCGGAGGCGCGGGGCGTAGTGCCGGCGCCGAGGTTCTTCCACAGCCGGAACCAAGGTACATACACTTTTGTTTCCCTTCCACATAGTTACAGTACATTGCAGCGGGCACTCGCGGGCTATGCAAACTTAAGTGTAAAAGATGAGTCAATGTTAGGCCAACAAGGACCTGAGTCAAGCCGGCGATACGCTGAAATAGATCAGGAATGGTCCTTTCTTTGTTGGCCCATAACATATATCGAACTGGTGTGGTGGTTAATGTGGAAACTTCACCGCGAATAGCTTCTAGCAATGCTGAATTGCCGATACTAAACTTTCCTCTTTCTTGTTaatgttttttcttcttctgcatATTTCCTGTCAATGTTTGGAAGACGCCATCAGTCTATCTCTCATGTTGCTGTACCCATCCCCAAATGCGGGCTATGCTATTTGCacatcttgtgggtaaagtggcTCCGTGGATTAGCGCTTAAAAATCATCATCGTACTTGCTAGGAGGCCACTGATTGCACCGTCTCTTAAAATGTTTTAATGTCCAATGAACTTGCAGGCCTTTGTTATATTGTCATCTTCTAGTTGCTGGCAGGCCATTGTTCGTCATGTGTTCTGTCACCCCTATTGACCTGTTCATGAAGCATAAATGTTTATTTGCTGAACTAATAAGTACTTGCAAAGCTAATCATGTTTTGATTGCAGCGAACAGACGGTCTGCAacagcttggtccttgaaggcCGGCCTATGGGACTCTCTCAAATCTGGGTAAAGTACATTATTTACCCTTTTAAAAATTTGGGTTATGTTTATGTTTAAAAAATATCTAATACTATAACATCTATGTACTATTGTAAAAAAACATTATTTCCAGAGCTTCCCACCTTGATGAAAAGGGTTAAACCATTAAACAAGTGCGGGTTTCCCACATTATCATGGCTGGGACAAAAGGAGGCGAGGATAAAGATTCAGTGACATCTAAGAATTTACATGTTAATCATGAGAACAAACATTGCTATAGTGGGACCCAATCATGGTGGCAGGAAAATGATCCTGCTAAAATTCGAATCTTCTTTTTTCCAGAGCAAGCAGCAGGAGCTCCACCTCTCCATAAAGTAGAAAAACCAGCCGAAAACTGATACAGTGGACTCAACCAGCCTAGCACACTAGGCCCAGAGCTCACACACATCACAGCAAACGCAACACCTGAACACCCACAAACCAATGGACATCTGAGCACGGCCAGAAGAGCACACCATACTGCAACTCTACTGAAAACGTGCTCGCTGCACCACAGAAACCCTATGCCCCTGTTGGGTATGCTAGATCCAGTGTGACTGCCCCAACGAAGAGAGCACGGGATTCCACCCGGGCTTGACAGAAGCATGATAGAACCCCAAATAAAGTGTTGAGGAAAGAAACTCtaactagctatggacaggggtgcgtggaagcttgctatccatgtgccagagccatgagttggtcgcgacatcttatgggtttcacctctagcctaccccaacttgtttgggactaaaggccttgttgttgttgttgttgttgttaacAAGGGAGTCTCAAAATATTATACTGAGCACCAAGCCTGAAAACTCACAATCTTTCTTGCATGTTACATATCTTTAGAGTATTATCCAATAGTTGCATATCATGCTTCTGAATTTTGTACCTTATGGGGAAAAAACCCAATGCTTTTGCTTCACAGGTTTTTAAAAACTAGCAATAGTACAGAGACAGTAGAGCCACTATCCACAGCACTTGAAGAAGAAGAAATTGTACCTGAGGAATTAGTGCTCCTAGAAAGGACACTACCTGATGGTAGCACAGAACAGATCTTATtttcttcagctggtgatattgATGTATATGATCTCCAGGCCTTATGTGACAAGGTGATCTTTCTTCAAAGCACTTTGATGTTTCGTCCTGCAGTGTTAATGATTTTATCCTACAACAAATCTTTAGTTTTGTAATGTTCATCTCATAGGTAGGATGGCCACGCAGACCTCTGACAAAAATAGCGGCATCCTTAAGAAACAGCTACTTGGTCGCCACACTACATTCAATAACTAGGTCTTCGGAAACAGGTACTTGCATTGTTTAATTGTTACCGGATCTTGTGTGATCCGTGCGAATAAGTTAAACCAGTTTCCTAATCTAAAGATTATTTGCAGAAATTCATTTTTCTAGCTGACGAACATCTTAGTATAGAAGTTGTTTGACAGAGGGAGAAGAGAGGAAGCAACTGATTGGTATGGCGCGGGCAACTTCAGACCATGCGTTCAATGCTACAATCTGGGACGTCCTTGTCGATCCTTCCTATCAGGTGAATTAGCGTAGACTTTTCTGCTTTGTGTTCGAGTCCTCCTTTACTAGCTGTTGTATCAAAGATTCATTTGTAGTGGCTTAGAACTTAATCATTCCAGGGTCAAGGTCTTGGTAAAACACTCATGGAGAAAGTGATCCGCACTCTGCTCCAGAGGGACATCAGCAACATCACACTCTTTGCAGACAGTAAAGGTACAGAATCCGACCCCCACACAACACACAGGAACTTCTTCTGTCAAAAGCATACAAGATTTGCAGGTCCTGTTTAATCCAAGTAGAATTGCTAGATAGAACTGTATTCCTGGGTATACACACATTCTGCAGCGCATCAATAGCATTTTGCTCGGGCGACGTAGCGGGGAAAGTGGATGTTTTGTTCATAGCTGGATGCAGATAATGCGGCACAGTAGTATATACTGTTTCATCAGGCTGCTAACGAATCATTGTTCGCGGTCCTTGATTCCTCTTGATTAATTGCAGTGGTGGACTTCTACAAGAACATGGGGTTCGAAGCCGACCCCCAGGGCATCAAGGGCATGTTCTGGTACCCCAGAGTTTAGCACCGGTGGCGGCCCGGGCACCCGTCTCGTTTCCGCAAGAGCGACGTCCTACGACCGGCACAGTTTGCTCCAGTGCAGAAGAATATTGCCAGGAGCTGAGCTGTGTATAACAGTGACTCAAGGGGTCGATGGCTTGATACGATTTGCAACATCTGGTGCGACCTGCTGTCCCAAGTCGTGTTGGTCTGTATTGTAACAGCTAGGAAAGTAAAGTATCGCTGTTTTCGTACTGCGAAGGAGACGGCCACACCGAACATTGTTATACCGTGGAAGTCAAGAAATTGCTCTTCCAATCAACATGTCCTGGTCCACATCGCGTCGCCGTTCACTCGGTCGGTCCGGCAATCAGTCGGCCTCTCGACTGTTCTTCTCACTAACGTGTGAGATTTTTCGAGCAGCGTCTGTATTCTTTAATGTATGCATATGGGATCGTCTCGTTTCATGTTGGCCATCGTCATCCACTGAAGCTGGAGAGCTGGGTCGTGCCGTGGAAGCTTTTCATCTAGCTGGCCGACAAGCCAAGCCACTCAATGCAGCTGGTGTCACCGGCGGCCAACCTGTGCCGTCAACGACAAGCCTCCGCCGCTGCTCGCACGCGGTCAGCGCGCGTGCGTTCTTGACCGGATCTTGTGGCTATCCGTTTCGCCCATCCTGCACCGATCCTCCATTGCACACGAAGAGTACTCCAACCGATATGATCCGTGGTTGTCTGCACGTTTCAGCCTCCAACCGATCCGAATAAATGGGATGGGAGCTTGTTTTTCTATGCACTGCCGTCAGTCAAGTACGTACGTTGTCTTGCTCGGGAATCCTGCCATGGCGTGCGGGCTACACACAGTGTGCGCCCTCCACGACAGTGATATCATATCACGCAGCTGGAATGGAAGATCGACCGGGTGCGTGAATCGTGATAGGTTAGCCTGACAAACCCCGACCATCCAGAAGAGGTGATTATTATTATCACACGCTCTTTATTTTTTGGCGAGAAATTGTTATCACACGCTCTTACCAGTGACTCGCAACGACTGATCAATCGGACGGTTTTTCCTTCCGATTCCCAGCGCCAAGCCCGCGAGCTGATGAAATGATCGAGGATATGATGTTTCTTGGCGGTTTGCAGGTCCGTCGTCTGGGGCCGGGAAGTCTGGCCACAATTAGAATCTCGCACAAGGTGATGGACCCACCGATGATAGTCTCGTTCAGGGAGGTGTGTGCGCGTCAGTGTGTCGCCGCGTTACCGCGTTACCAGTGGGAACGCTGCCACCGTTGTCTAAAGCCCATGCATGAGCATGCTTCCACTTGAACCTTGATCTTGCTTTCTCGGTGCGCGGTTACATATAAGTATATATGTAGCCACCTATATTCGCCACTCACCATCACAGGCTATGTATAGATTTGTTTACGGCATCGATGTGTCCACTCTACTACTCTCATTCTCTACTGATCCCCAAGGCCTAGAACTGTAGACTTATTTCGTCTTCCTACTGTATTCAAGTTAGATGAGCTCTGTTGTGGTTACGCAGATCACCCTCTCAAAACTTATGTCTTATGTTATTTGATGCAAAGGTGCAACGATTCCCAACTTGATTAAGAAAAGCTGCTATCAAGTAGCAAAAGGTTCACATATTCAAATCTGCTTAGCTTAATGAGGCTATCGGAATCAATTTGTACCAACTTGAGTAGCTTTCAAGTCTCGTGGACTCAACAAAGGGACAAaaggaagaagagaagaagatcagGGCTTCCAGCTTTCCAGCAGCCCGTGTTGTTGTTGATCCTTTTTTCCAAACTTAGTCATGTATCACGCGTCACTAATAAAGGTGAAAAAACCCTTCTCTAGCTAGATCTCTCTGGACTGTTAAATTGGATTAGATCAAGCTGGGGGTAAATATCCCAAAAGCACACGGCCAACATGCATGCACTAGCCAGTAGCCACACATTTTGACCACAGCAACGGTAAGTATGTATATCTACTAGCACAATCTTAATCAAGCTGAGCCGTTTCACTTTCACCACTGTCGTCCGATCTACGCTCCACTAATGATGGAGACCACTTTGACTTTGATGCCCATCAGCTAGCATGCGTGCATGCCTCTCTGTCGATCCACCTCTAGTTGTTGCTCCACGAAATCTAAGGCCGCCGTCATTCTTTTGTCTCAAAAGGTCCATATATCCTAATTAATCTTTGTACAAATCGGGGTGCCCCATAGGCGCACGGAATGCATCACTACTGCAGAATGGGGCTAAGAAAACACATCTACTGCACACCCTTGGACcgaactatgtgcgatgcaaaCATCATAAACGGTAGAAAAATAAACTCATGTGCCGGAAAATGAAACGTGTGGGCCCAACCATAACATGATTTTGTGATGCAAACTGTGTGTGATAATGGGCACACATTAAGGTACAATGTTGTGTGTGTGATATGTCATCATAACGCACACAATTGATATTTCTAAATCGTGTGCATTGATGGGCAAACACTACCAAAACGAGTTGTGAGCGATGCCTTGGAGGGATGGGGACCCCCTGAAGTGGCCTATGCTGCCATTGAGTCACTAACACATGGCTCCCACCAAGCATGGGGGACCACATATCAATAACCGAAAGGCAGGGATTGCTAcatcagaggatccatgtccgcCTTGGAGCATCGCACATGTTACGCAACATATTCATTGTTGAATTATAGATGGACTTTGACATATATTGACAATATTCTTGGTTAATCTCTAAGACGTACAGTGCTTCTTTAGTTTAATTAAGATTAACACTGTGAGAGTCTCTTTCACTGTTTTATGCTAAAAAAATCTCTAAGGCCCATGTAGGTGTATGGTAAGTAGGTGGAAAATTTAGTACCATACTGCTAGTGGAAGAaaagttggacctctttataagagCTGCTCTACCACATGCCATTgggagcttgagaagagaagaggtACAAGTGcgctcctccttcgccgcccgcctcgcctcgccacgaTGCGCGCGCGCCGctggttgcgggaatgagccgagacGAGCTCACACCTAACAGAAGTGCCACTGTCCAAGGcgttggtgttggggaacgtagcatgcaatttcaaaaaaattcctacgatcacgcaagatctatctaggagatgcatagcaatgagagggggagagtgtgtccacgtaccctcgtagaccgaaagcgaaagcgttagtttaatgcggttgatgtagtcgaacgtcttcacgatccaaccgatcaagtaccgaacgtacggcacctccgagttcagcacacgttcagctcgatgacgtccctcgaactcttgatccagcagagggtcgagggagagtttcgtcagcacggcggtgtggtgacggtgatggtgatgtgatccgcgcagggcttcgcctaagcactacgacgctatgaccggaggagtaaaccgtgaagggggcaccgcacacggctaagagaacaattgatgtcctttggggtgcccccttgcccccgtatataaaggaggagagggaggaggccggccaaggggcgcgccaagtggggaGGAAACCGACTTGGACTCCatgtccaattcggcctcccccttctttcttccggagggggggggggggagggggaaggagagggaagaggagaaggaaatgggggcgcgccccctcccctagtccaattcggactccccatgggaggggggcgtggctaccccttgtgggctgcctcccctcttccctatggcccatgtaggcccatcactttccccggggggttccggtaacccctcggtactccggaaaatacccgaaccattccgaaaccattccggtgtccgaatactatcgtccaatatatcaatctttacctctcgaacattccgagactcctcgtcatgtctgtgatctcatccgggactccgaacaaacttcggtcaccaaaacacataactcataatacaaatcgtcatcgaacgttaagcgtgcggaccctacgggttcgagaactatgtagacatgaccgagaca is drawn from Aegilops tauschii subsp. strangulata cultivar AL8/78 chromosome 1, Aet v6.0, whole genome shotgun sequence and contains these coding sequences:
- the LOC109764125 gene encoding serotonin N-acetyltransferase 1, chloroplastic; translation: MVAAFAVTPSSSICGVCIPTACRPEARGVVPAPRFFHSRNQANRRSATAWSLKAGLWDSLKSGFLKTSNSTETVEPLSTALEEEEIVPEELVLLERTLPDGSTEQILFSSAGDIDVYDLQALCDKVGWPRRPLTKIAASLRNSYLVATLHSITRSSETEGEERKQLIGMARATSDHAFNATIWDVLVDPSYQGQGLGKTLMEKVIRTLLQRDISNITLFADSKVVDFYKNMGFEADPQGIKGMFWYPRV